The Camelus bactrianus isolate YW-2024 breed Bactrian camel unplaced genomic scaffold, ASM4877302v1 HiC_scaffold_150, whole genome shotgun sequence genome includes the window CGGGAGCACCTGCtctttatacttttttgtttCCCTTCCACCGGCCTCATTTCTTCTGCCTGAACACTCCTAAACATCCATCAAAACCCAGCCTCCTGGCTGGCACGTGGGGTGGGTGTTCCCTCAGCTGCTTCATCCCTACCTCTGTTAGCTCCCATTTTGCTGTTACAGTTGACATCTACCCCAGGCTCCTCCTGCCCTAGTACGTGCCCCATGTGTACATCACTACTCTGTCTCTGGGTCTAACTCCTGTCTGGGCTGAACTCCTTGAGGGTAGGTAGTTGGCCTGGCCATCTGTACATCCCTAGGGCCCAGCACGTGGCAGCCTTAGCAGGTGTTTCGGTCAGCAGATGTTGACACAAGGGCCAGGTGGAATCAGGGGACACCAAGCTGGGGTGAGTTTGGTGCTGAGCCAAACATCGGATTTACTCAGCTGCAGGGAGCTGACATCTGCCTCTCCATTTAAAGTCTACCTGTGGGTATGGAGGGGGTGAGGCAGGTAAATGGACTCTAGGCTACAGAGCCATGGAGCTGGGCCCTCCATTCCCAGGGCAGCTCCGGGGCTTCCTGGCATTTCTGTGTTGGAGCCTCCACTGGAGGCTGTGCCTGCCCTTCTGGGCAGGAGAGCCCAGGGCTGTGGCTGAGGATGGCCTGAGGGGAATCACAAGCTCCAAACCAGCTGTGGTCCCTCCTGACACACACCTGCAGGGCCGCCCCCACCTTGTGCCTCGCCCTGTGCTGGGGACATGCACCCTGAGGACATGACACATTGGTATGGCTATGTTGTCACTAATGGAAAAACCAGCCATCCAACTTGCagtgttattttttaatcaggttacaTGGCCAGCAGCCACTCTGAGCTGAAGGATGGCTTGAGGGGCCAGAATGTCTATGGCACTTTACTTAGttataaaaaaacagaacaagcCTGAGCTTGCCTGGCTTTGCCTGGGTGCTGTGGATAAGATTGAGAGCTTGGTTCACTGGCCCTTAGGCCAGGGGCAGGTGAGACTGGGGCGAGGGGGCTGCTTTAGGGCAGGTGGCCACTCTGCAGCCCAGTGGATGGCACTCAGGGAGTTGAAGGGTAGTGACTGGCCGCCCTAGGGGCTCGCAAGGGGTTTCATGaggaggaggtcctgggggtgCCCTCAGCTTGCCCTTCCTGGAAAGGCTGAGGCCCCGGGGAACCctgtgctccctggagggggctGGTTTCATGCTCAGTGCCGCATGAAGGGATATGAGAACCAGGCTGTGAAAACACTTCCTGCCTGTGGGGTGAGAGGATAGGCTGTTGCTCCAGCCTCAAACTAGCCAAGTGTCCCCAGGGGAGAGCAGGGCCCCTGCAGCAGTAGTCCCAGGTGATCACAGGGTGGCCACCTACCTTCTGCCTTGTCAGCTGTGGTCTCGTCTGCGGAGTCTCCTTGTTTGAGGAATTTGGCCATGTCATTAAAGATCAGGTAGAAGTCAATTGCAAACACAATGGTGGCAAAGAAGCCAAACACCTGTGGGATACAAGGGACGGGTGGATGGGATGTGTCGTCCGGAGCTGGGTGCCTGGGAATGGGGAGGGCCAGCCCGAGAAGCCGCCGCCCCAGCCTTGCAGCCTGTTTTCCTCTGCTTGGAGAGACAGCTTAGATGGACGTGCACAGATCACTTCCATTAATAACAGGTAGGAAAGTGAGCTGTTAACTTGGTTTGGCAAACAGCCTTTCCAAACTCTGGGCAGAGTAAATCAGAGGACTTTAGAGTAACTGAGACCCATGTGAAAGCCCAAGGGACCCAGCAGAGGCAGAATGTGCCCCAGGCGCTAAGAGGGGCACCCACTGAGGAGTGGGGTGAGCTTGAGGGGGCAGCACTGGGCACCCCCCTCCCAGTGGGTAAGGTGGCTACTCACCCCAGCTGCTTTGGAAGCCCCATCCGAGTATTTGGCGACAGCTGTGATGGAGATGGCGAAGTAGATGAGGGCCGCTGTGACACAGCGTAGGAAGTCCTGGGGAAAAGGGCATGGCCACAGGGACCTGAGCTCCCTGGACTGGGGCACAGCATGGGGAGGGGGCCGCTGGGAGCTAAGGCAGGAAAGGGGCTCAGAAGGGCACTGTGTGGCAAGAACAGGGCTGGGATTTCACCTTCAGAGGGACACACACCCGGCCTTCCGGTCCAGCATCCATAGGGCTCCCACCCTGTCCTGGCCCCACCTGCACTCCCTGGTCCTCCTGAACCtctgctcctgcctctgcccaggtGCCTCGTGCAGGCTGCCGTCCTCTGCCAACTAGACAGCAGGGTATGAACCAGGCCACAGCTCCCTGTGGCTTCGCTGGGATGCAGACTTCCCCATTTGACGGGCAGGAAGTTGGAAACCTTGTCACCTGCTTCCTCTGGTTCTCCAATGGGGGGATCAGGCCCTGGGCCTTG containing:
- the LOC141576627 gene encoding CKLF-like MARVEL transmembrane domain-containing protein 3; this encodes MAPLLEFLLALYFLFADAMQLNDKWQGLFWPMMDFLRCVTAALIYFAISITAVAKYSDGASKAAGVFGFFATIVFAIDFYLIFNDMAKFLKQGDSADETTADKAEEENSDSDSD